The sequence ttagcttccttgcgaggcagctcccttgatagaaggcttcctgaaggtcatgcttgatgacatgatgtgggattaaaaccagtatatctattccaggaggaaaagactcccaactgtagacagcgctgttttgacccaattgggtctcctcagtacagcataggaaactggtctggctgggtgagaggcttgtgactgggGTCGGGAAGCAAGAGTTCTTCTGACATAGACTGACAATTAAGGCCGCCGTGTAGtgcagctacagcagtctcaaggtatgtttggttcataatgcattttAGCAAATGGTATCCTTTAAATGCAAGAGACCCATCATTTGTATAGGAATCTAAAGTTTAGTCACTAAAGGAGTTTTTTGGGTGGATGACCCATCTTTAGCATACAAAATATCAGATCTATCGGTACAGAGAATAGAGGAGGAAACAGCTCTGTTCTGGATCAATGGGAGCTGAGCTATTATTAGCCACTATACAGAGATCAAAGCATCCGACTCGGTTCTTTGTACTAGTTCTGGCTGTGAGAAGGCAGGTGCCAGAAATCCCCCATATTTTGTATAGGTGACCACAATGTGTAATTCCCTAAAAATATAGTAATTTCTGCATTTCTATGCAGCTGCTATAATAGAGCAGTGGAGATTCCCATTTCCTCTTTGCACGTTCCTGCGCCATCTATATTTTGTGTAAAGAGGGTTTGATACAGTCTCAAATAGTATAACCACACCGACCCTGATAGAAAGCTACTAGCCCCATGTACAGCATAGGAGGCAATAAGAGTTACCTCTTCAGGTGGTTGTATATCCGCAGCACCGTCTCCTGCTCTTTATGCGAGTCCTGAATGTGCACTCTGCAGGTAAATCTCAGCTGGTGCTCACTCAGAccgatttcctttaaagcctgcTCAGGCGACACAAGACGGAGACTCTGCCAACAACAAGAGAGCAAAAACATTtaaatgctttctgtatcaactcctcacagttttctagatctctgcttgctgtcagtcaaaagaaatctccattgtttacttcctgtggagagAACTctgtccccggtcatgtgatgtcacacagttgcacggatggttatatatcccttgtcatgtgatgtcacacaggtgcacagctcgttatatcagagCTCTGATGAGGGGATGCACTGCTGATTCAGTTTAGAAATGGAACCAAAGCGCATGGGCTTGTCATGGCCCGATCACATACAAGACAAGATCGAGCCGTGGCATGCCCCCATGCGCTTTGATTCAGTTTCTATACGGAATTGAggcattacatgtgaccgcacccacatctgtgtgcacctgtgtaacatgacCAGGGGATATAATGaggtgtgcacctgtgtaacatgacCAGGGGATATAATgaggtgtgcacctgtgtgacatcacatgaccagggacagatttctagccACTTGACGTAATCAATGAAGCTTCTTAtaaaatgtcagcaagcagagatctagataaccATGAGGAACTGTttaagtatattgggaaattatcCAACTTTTCATTACCtaaacaatagcaattatttgcAGAACAAGCCTTTTAACTGTTTTACATCTGTCTGTGGTATCTGTCTATATATGTGAGTAAGAAGTTCCTCAATTTTAATTGTGGTCCAGCAATCAGTTGTTCTCTGTAGCTGATACACATAAAATGGAACTATAAATAGACAGCACTGTACTTAAGCTGCAATGACTGTGCTCAGCCTCTATGGTGTAAGGTGCAGATTGATACCAGTTTCATTTTTTGAGCATCAGCCGCTTACCAATATGATAAGAACCTATTCCATGGTCATGGGAATGTACAGGAGACACAAATGTGTGCACCTTATGTATTTCATACCATGGAGTTGCTTATAAACATCTTGGTGTATATCTAGAAGCTTTGGTCGCTTCAGTTAAAACTCTTGCTACAATAATACCCCCACCTCACCATCTTTCTATAGCATTGTGCATGATGTTTATCTCTACTTACATTGTCCTTCATGATAAGGGTCCCATGCATCAGCCTGGGCTTCTTGGCATCTGGCACGAGACCTAGAATTGTATATACAGTACGCAATGTAAGGGGTAAATAACTGCAACAGACCCACATAATGTAGAAAACTAACACAGGGGGTCTAATCCTATTTACTTACTCAGTGCACTCTCTTTCTTCAGAAGGCCTAGTGAGATATCTACTGGTATGTTCGGGTTGGTGACGATGGTGGCGGTCTCTCCATTAAACGGCATAAAACACTGGATACCTGGGGTAAAGTAGTAATAAGTAGATTCTTATTAGATACACGTAACAAGTCCAAAATAACAAGATTGGTAGGTGAATGAAAGGTGAATTGTAACAGGTTGCTATAGGCATCTACTCCAATGTAGCAGTGCACCAGCTTTTATAATTTAGTAGGTTTAAGGAACGGTCCTACTTACGAAACTCTTGCTCAATCTTCTGCTTGAGGAACTCCATCTTTTtggcctctccatgcaccagcagTACATTGCGGGGCTCTGCCTGGCGGATGAGCTGCATGATACCCTTGGCATCGGCGTGGGCACTGAAGGACATATACTCCACCTGCATTTTCACTTCCAgctgataacaaaaaaaaatactcatcAAAGCCTAAAGGCTAATCCTACAGATATTTTAGATGGAAAGGACTGGACACCTACcgtctgtctcccctccatctcTAGTTTACGCTGTCCACTTAGGATCTTGTGTCCCACTGTGCCCTGTACACAGTAACCGGGCATGATCACCTGCATGAGAATCAATGTGATAAATGTGCATAGTACAATAGAGGATCATAAGATTGGTACGCATATAAGATTCACTGACCCTGCATATTAAACGCAAAAATCTACCGCACAGTACAGGATCTTTCTGAGTATGTACTTTAATATAATTGATGGTGTGCATCAGGATactgcagcatatacacagatgcCAGAAGGTTACACTGTTCATGATCACAGAACAGATTGTGTGTGAATAAATCCTTAAATAATCCTTGTTTGCGTATCTATTCACATACAATCTTGCTTTCAACCTAAGGCAAGTTGCCTGCGATACTGGGTGTCGATTTGGGTTTGTAAAAATAATCTAAGTTTTGTCCACTTTCATTCCTAGTGCTCTCTTGCACCTTTTTCGTAGTCCTAGCGTCTTCTAAGTTGTGTCACATTTTCACATGAAAATTAACTATTCCCATTTATCCTTGGACATGACACATATCTTACCATATTCTTTTCATTGCCAGCCCACTTTCGGAAAATCTGCAGGGACTGCCCAGCATGTAACATTCCTGGCGTGGCAAACACCACCTGTAAATTACAAAGAAAGCGACGCAAGTTTCATAAATGCCTTGTAACACAAGGTGTTACAGATATTTCTTCATGACGTTGTGGACAAGGGGATACGACTTAGAGGGAAGCATACAAGATGAAGATACAACACTGTGTGCCAAAATATTGCTGCAAAATAAACCTTCCACTAGCTGCTGTAAGGTTAGACAAAAGGGTCACAAAGAGGTGCAAAATTTATCCTGGGGCGAATTTATTTCAACTATTGGCATCATTATAGAAATTGCACCAACTAACTAGGAagtgaaaattataaaaacacagtgcagcacacttccataccacaggagctaacaccacagtctgagaccgatccaacaagtcccactttaaacaataaaaaaaggagtataaaaaaccctgacCAGAGCTCCCAATAATTAGGAAGTGAATGGGAGAAATATgccaataggttttccaggatgggataagggaaACTACACTTCTTTTAGttaccttgacatcaagcatgaccttcaggaagcctaataataTGACGTGGGATTaagaccaaaccagtatatgtgttgcagaaggaacagattccaaactgtagacagcgctgtatcGATGTGCTTGCACCTCTTCAGTACAGCAGAATGAACTGTTTGGATGAGTGAGATGTTTTTGACGAAGGTCAAAAAAGTAAGTGATCTCTTTACGGCGACTGCCTATTtaggtgtggagacttatagccgtaAAAATTACACTAGGGGATTATGGGAAAATATGcagataagttttccaggatgggataagcagctccctagacatcaagcatgactttcaggaactAGGATGTGAATAGGTCAGAGCAAGCAATGAAACTGCTGTAGCAGAGCAGTTGTGCCTCTGCATAGGTTACTGTCATGCACAAGCGTCAGTCTATACTCTTACCATTGGACCAGGGTTATCGGCAAAAGCTCTGTCAAAGGCCTTGATGTGCTTAAACTCAAACATGTTCCTCTGCACAAAGGTCTTCCTGATCTTCTGGTTTGTCCAGGTAATAAAGAGCTTGTAGTAATGGTTTGCTTTCTCGGTTAGACCCGTGGAGAAGTATATTGGCGCTTTCAGATTCATCCGCTCCCTGTGTTAGAACATTAATTTTAATAGAATAAACTAATTGATATTTAAGTTACTAAAATGTTATGCAGTTAGAAGATACAAAGACATAACAAACCATTACCAGAATGTTTCCAGTAAGATGCAGAGTTCCTGAGCTCTCCCCAGTGCAAAAACAGGAATGAGCACCTGTCAAAAATACAAGAGTGAGCTGAGGTGCACATGCAAGAACATTAAAATCACTACGGGCACTATTCCATTCATCTCTACACAGATTCCCCTTTAAAGAGAGTTTTAGCATCACAATTTTAAAGTATAGGACATGCTATAAAAGTTCTAGGTATTCCAACTAAGCTTCAAAATAAAGGGAACATATCCGTTGGCATAACTGGTCCACAGGGTTCCGTGGAAGATACTAGTATATTGAGCTCTGAACGTCATGGCCCACCACTCCCTGCGGCCACGACTGTTACGCCCCTGGACATATCCCTGTATTGCTTAATGGGGTTGTACTGTAAAGAAAGTTATCCCTTATTCACTAGATGGATAATAACTTGCCGATTGGTGAGGGTCCCTGTGGAGATTGTGGTCTGTTCCCCAAATGAATGGAGCCGCTCTATTTACTTCTATGACTACTGCTACTTACGCAATAGAGAAGACTACTAAAAAAAGACACTGTGGAAAAGGCTACAGTGACCCCTCAGGTGACCAACAAAGAACAAAAGTCACTAACCTTTCCACCCTTTTCTACTGTCTCATGGACCTTCTTCAGGAAGTCTCGCTCACGACAACGCTTAGAATCCCTGATGGTAGTTGCATAGGTGGATTCGGTAATGAGCAAATCTGGTCGACACTTGTCAATCCACGCAGCTCTGAAACAGATCATGCTCAAAAGGTAAATCTTATCAATATGCACATATCGATATGCATCATACAGTTAAATTTTTTTAGGACATTTTATACATATGGTTGCTCAACAACAATCACCTTTTTCAAATACACACTTGTTCTGACGTATCAATGTATACTAGATATCATTCCACAGAGAATACAAACAAGATATTATTATTAGCATGTAATTTCATCTTACCCCAAATGTCGATCTGGAGTCATATTGTAATCACCCTAGGAACAAAAAGATGCAACAGTCAAACCCTGGTGCAGACGACCTGTCCTGTactagaacagtgattttcaaccttttttgagccgcggcacactttttatacttagaaaatcctggggcacaccaccaaccaaaatagcacaaaatgacactaaaacagtcatattatacatatagttaataatatagattctaataaAAAAAGGATAACCCCTCATATATTTAATCCCATGTAACCTCATAAATACAGTCCCACGTATATGAGCACATGATTATCAGCATCATATACTGTGGTGATGTGCACTGTATAGAGTcacagtatatggtgctgattattatgtggctcatatactgcaatataaaggggtacaatgagaagtactatggccattaGGCCATAGTataagtgccagctcatatactcagcatatgagctggtacttgtagtattgactatagtatttctcattttacatttctcattgttatatgcagtatactgctggagtactacaagtcccagctcatatgctgagtattctgccaacagttcatatactcaggcaaaagctcatatagtcagcattattggcgggcatttgcgagagtctctccgctctcaggatgatgcgccggcctcggtgacgtcattttgtcatgcgaggttcaaagcttgcgcatgtgttattgtacacgtctcctacattgtaagaagccgtgactgcgcatcgctgcgcattgccgggaaacaaaacacagggggcaccatagtttggggaactttccccgctgcacacccgaccatgtgtcgcggaacactggttgaaaatcactgtactAGAAGATGTAAAATTCTTCGAGACGCAGGTGACCAACACTTATGTAGCAGAAGAGATGTGAGGCCCAGTTATGTCCATACAATAAGTATAAATCTATTATTCTCAACTATGCTGATGGACAGCAAAAAGGAAGCCCCATCCCTCACAGAGACTATAAAGAGTGTCGGGTGTACAAAGCTTTCACCTTCTCACAGGATAGGTGATAAGTGTCTGACTGCTGGGGGTCCAACTCCAGGGACTGCCACCAATCACAAAATAGGAGATCAGCATGAATGGATAAGTGAATTAGGTGGAAGTCATGCCATCAATCATTACAGGACAGCACCTGGAAATTCAGATGTCCCATAAAGGTCAATGGTCTCAGAGTAACCATAATTATACCACAAGTACATGTTCTTTAAATCCATCCTAAACGGACAGAATTTGAGTTTCTGGGTCACAGAGAAGTAGTAAACTCATTACAAGTCCTGGGCTTAgctgtaatgtatgtatatacttgaTGCTGTATACTCACAGTATATACAACCGATTCTGAGCCAACTTTTATCTGAAACATGCCAGCTCCCAAAACATGCCCTGCATAGTAGGCCTTAATTTCCAGTTCATCGTCAACctaacaaaaaacataaaacaactcATTAACCATATGTGGTTTGCATTCATAAAATAAATCAATCATATGGAATGCTTATGTCCTTCcgcatgctttacactgcatttGTGCTTATAGAATTGGCCACTATTCACCTGTCCACCAAAAGTCAGTATAGGAGTTATAGGGACTGGCAATGTAACCCTAGACTAGAGGTTACACTACACCCCACTCTGTGTATTGTCAGGTATAGGTATACACAGGGTTTCTCCTACCTGCACAGTCTGATGAAGATTCACGGCCACTACTTTCTTCATGCAATCTTTTATCATTTGGGACGT comes from Engystomops pustulosus chromosome 6, aEngPut4.maternal, whole genome shotgun sequence and encodes:
- the INTS11 gene encoding integrator complex subunit 11, coding for MPEIKVTPLGAGQDVGRSCILVSIGGKNVMLDCGMHMGYNDDRRFPDFSYITQNGRLTEFLDCVIISHFHLDHCGALPYMSEMVGFDGPIYMTHPTKAICPILLEDYRKITVDKKGETNFFTSQMIKDCMKKVVAVNLHQTVQVDDELEIKAYYAGHVLGAGMFQIKVGSESVVYTGDYNMTPDRHLGAAWIDKCRPDLLITESTYATTIRDSKRCRERDFLKKVHETVEKGGKVLIPVFALGRAQELCILLETFWERMNLKAPIYFSTGLTEKANHYYKLFITWTNQKIRKTFVQRNMFEFKHIKAFDRAFADNPGPMVVFATPGMLHAGQSLQIFRKWAGNEKNMVIMPGYCVQGTVGHKILSGQRKLEMEGRQTLEVKMQVEYMSFSAHADAKGIMQLIRQAEPRNVLLVHGEAKKMEFLKQKIEQEFRIQCFMPFNGETATIVTNPNIPVDISLGLLKKESALSLVPDAKKPRLMHGTLIMKDNSLRLVSPEQALKEIGLSEHQLRFTCRVHIQDSHKEQETVLRIYNHLKSVLKDRSVQHLPDGSIMVESILLQVSTNSEDPGTKDLLISWTYQDEELGSFLTSVLKKGLPQVTS